One Paenisporosarcina sp. FSL H8-0542 genomic region harbors:
- a CDS encoding YitT family protein has translation MIIIGAVFMAMGIELFLVPNHLLDGGIVGISIILSHLTGLQIGLFIFLLNIPFFFFGYKQIGKTFALSTVLGITVLSICTYFLHPVARFTDDLLLATVFGGIVLGIGVGLVIRYGGSLDGTEILAILFSTKSVFSVGEIIMFFNLIIFTVAGFVFTWEQAMYSVLAYFIAYKMIDIVIQGFDESKSVYIISDLVDEVGEAIMDRLGRGVTYLHGEGAYTGDDKKVIFTVITRLEEAKLKTIVEDIDQQAFVAIGNIAEVRGGRFKKRNIH, from the coding sequence ATGATTATTATTGGTGCCGTATTTATGGCAATGGGAATTGAGTTGTTTTTGGTACCAAATCATTTATTGGATGGTGGAATTGTCGGTATATCCATTATCTTGTCTCACCTGACTGGACTTCAAATTGGATTATTTATTTTCCTATTAAACATCCCCTTCTTTTTTTTCGGGTATAAACAAATTGGGAAAACATTTGCCCTTTCTACTGTATTAGGAATTACGGTTCTTTCTATTTGTACATACTTTTTACATCCAGTTGCACGTTTTACTGATGACTTGTTACTTGCTACCGTCTTTGGCGGCATTGTACTTGGCATTGGTGTCGGTCTTGTCATTCGCTACGGTGGCTCATTGGATGGAACTGAAATTTTAGCTATTTTGTTCAGTACGAAAAGCGTTTTTTCCGTCGGGGAAATCATTATGTTCTTCAATTTGATAATCTTTACTGTCGCTGGTTTTGTCTTTACTTGGGAGCAAGCTATGTATTCCGTACTCGCTTATTTCATCGCTTATAAAATGATCGATATTGTCATTCAAGGCTTTGATGAATCCAAGTCGGTTTATATTATTAGTGATCTTGTAGATGAAGTCGGCGAAGCGATTATGGATCGTCTCGGTCGTGGAGTCACTTATTTACATGGAGAAGGCGCATACACAGGTGATGATAAAAAAGTTATTTTCACCGTTATTACACGTCTGGAAGAAGCAAAATTAAAAACAATCGTGGAAGATATTGATCAACAAGCGTTCGTCGCCATTGGCAATATTGCTGAAGTACGCGGTGGACGATTCAAGAAACGTAATATTCACTAA